From the Salmo trutta chromosome 30, fSalTru1.1, whole genome shotgun sequence genome, one window contains:
- the haus7 gene encoding HAUS augmin-like complex subunit 7 isoform X1 has protein sequence MAGTSKEHRLSQHVYATLQTLSCSLVEGLYLREAESMQELLCTPSQHRTDILAWICSSICPSLSKKLPSLRSKDPNSLSQELVVFGHEMMLCRTDDLDLIMGRACPLRQLCFMEQLLTLVPGSVGPSGDSRAGGEGLLKELFCPEALPHLTHALTPTLNPWPSDIRGARKGQRSLPSKPRGEEVAGVTALLESTHAALEQLHDQCVFLRGEEASPSRFSVCALRVAVSDLAQMMSVFSRVYDTDFRSYCCRDPPSLRSHTHIFSAVHRLLTACNTELEVLRQVSEVSVCLSDTVNEVHSDPCYWRHGHKHTLSTQLEDLTKRYTEFLSLHHG, from the exons ATGGCGGGTACTTCGAAAGAACACCGACTGTCCCAACATGTTTACGCTACTTTACAG accCTGTCATGTTCCCTGGTGGAAGGTCTATATCTGCGTGAGGCTGAAAGTATGCAGGAACTACTGTGTACTCCATCTCAACACCGCACCGACATACTGGCATGGATCTGTAGCAG cATCTGTCCATCTCTCAGTAAGAAACTGCCATCACTCAGATCTAAAGACCCAAACTCCCTCAGCCAAG aGCTGGTAGTGTTTGGCCATGAGATGATGCTGTGTAGAACAGATGACCTGGACCTGATCATG GGCCGGGCCTGCCCCCTGCGCCAGCTGTGTTTCATGGAGCAGCTGCTAACTTTAGTGCCTGGCTCCGTGGGGCCTAGTGGGGACAGCAGGGCCGGAGGAGAGGGCCTACTGAAGGAACTCTTCTGTCCTGAAGCTCTGCCTCACCTGACACATGCTCTCACCCCTACTCTCAACCCCTGGCCCTCTGACATCAG GGGTGCCAGGAAGGGTCAGAGGTCACTACCCAGCAAGCCGAGGGGCGAGGAGGTTGCTGGTGTCACAGCCCTGCTGGAGTCCACTCACGCCGCCCTGGAACAGCTGCATGACCAG TGCGTGTTCCTGCGTGGTGAGGAGGCCAGTCCTAGCCGGTTCTCTGTGTGCGCGTTACGTGTAGCTGTGTCTGATCTGGCCCAGATGATGAGCGTGTTCAGCCGTGTGTACGACACGGACTTCAGATCCTACTGCTGCAGAGACCCTCCCAGcctcagatcacacacacacatcttcagtGCTGTCCACAGGCTGCTCACCGCCTGCAAtacg gagctAGAGGTCCTGAGGCAGGTATcagaggtgtctgtctgtctgtctgacacggTGAATGAGGTACACTCAGACCCTTGCTACTGGCGCCacggacacaaacacaccctct CCACCCAGTTGGAGGACCTTACCAAGAGATACACAGAGTTCCTTTCTCTTCACCACGGCTAG
- the haus7 gene encoding HAUS augmin-like complex subunit 7 isoform X2, translated as MAGTSKEHRLSQHVYATLQTLSCSLVEGLYLREAESMQELLCTPSQHRTDILAWICSSICPSLSKKLPSLRSKDPNSLSQELVVFGHEMMLCRTDDLDLIMGRACPLRQLCFMEQLLTLVPGSVGPSGDSRAGGEGLLKELFCPEALPHLTHALTPTLNPWPSDIRGARKGQRSLPSKPRGEEVAGVTALLESTHAALEQLHDQCVFLRGEEASPSRFSVCALRVAVSDLAQMMSVFSRVYDTDFRSYCCRDPPSLRSHTHIFSAVHRLLTACNTELEVLRQVSELSV; from the exons ATGGCGGGTACTTCGAAAGAACACCGACTGTCCCAACATGTTTACGCTACTTTACAG accCTGTCATGTTCCCTGGTGGAAGGTCTATATCTGCGTGAGGCTGAAAGTATGCAGGAACTACTGTGTACTCCATCTCAACACCGCACCGACATACTGGCATGGATCTGTAGCAG cATCTGTCCATCTCTCAGTAAGAAACTGCCATCACTCAGATCTAAAGACCCAAACTCCCTCAGCCAAG aGCTGGTAGTGTTTGGCCATGAGATGATGCTGTGTAGAACAGATGACCTGGACCTGATCATG GGCCGGGCCTGCCCCCTGCGCCAGCTGTGTTTCATGGAGCAGCTGCTAACTTTAGTGCCTGGCTCCGTGGGGCCTAGTGGGGACAGCAGGGCCGGAGGAGAGGGCCTACTGAAGGAACTCTTCTGTCCTGAAGCTCTGCCTCACCTGACACATGCTCTCACCCCTACTCTCAACCCCTGGCCCTCTGACATCAG GGGTGCCAGGAAGGGTCAGAGGTCACTACCCAGCAAGCCGAGGGGCGAGGAGGTTGCTGGTGTCACAGCCCTGCTGGAGTCCACTCACGCCGCCCTGGAACAGCTGCATGACCAG TGCGTGTTCCTGCGTGGTGAGGAGGCCAGTCCTAGCCGGTTCTCTGTGTGCGCGTTACGTGTAGCTGTGTCTGATCTGGCCCAGATGATGAGCGTGTTCAGCCGTGTGTACGACACGGACTTCAGATCCTACTGCTGCAGAGACCCTCCCAGcctcagatcacacacacacatcttcagtGCTGTCCACAGGCTGCTCACCGCCTGCAAtacg GAGCTAGAGGTCCTGAGGCAGGTATCAGAGCTGTCTGTCTGA